Proteins from one Erythrolamprus reginae isolate rEryReg1 chromosome 6, rEryReg1.hap1, whole genome shotgun sequence genomic window:
- the LOC139169220 gene encoding platelet glycoprotein 4-like, whose translation MGCNQRCGLMTVAVIGAVLAILGGILIPVGNHLVEKTIKKQSVIEEGTVAYQNWVVPGSPIYRQFWIFDVQNPEDVMMNGSAPILKQKGPYTYRMRYKSKVNITKYTDDILTYFQPNIVRFEPGMSIGSEEDNVTTVNLAVVVAPTTNKVGFVQAMMNIYIKSSNSHFLQTRTVKEILWGYEDPFLKKIPIGKIKTTVGVFYPYNETFDGPYRIYSGKCDLAKKGNIFTYNNSRTVTRWKSYCDMVNGTDGASFHPFLDKSEDLQFFSSDICRSMSAKFESEQMVKGIPLYRYVIPSSAFASPVINPDNICFCTRSEKVSQNCTLGGVLDISACKAGKPVYISLPHFLHASQEFFQYVEGLKPDAEEHKTFLDVEPNTGFTLHFAKRLQINLLVRPNSKITALQKIRHPFIFPILWLNETAVIGEEKADLFRSKVTNKIKLLHFLQLSLMLVGSVVFLAFLIAFFLCKVKSPK comes from the exons CAATCTGTCATTGAAGAGGGAACAGTTGCCTATCAGAACTGGGTTGTTCCAGGGAGTCCCATCTACCGACAGTTTTGGATATTTGACGTACAGAACCCAGAGGACGTGATGATGAATGGGTCTGCTCCAATCCTTAAGCAGAAAGGTCCTTACACTTACAG GATGCGTTATAAGTCCAAAGTAAACATCACCAAATATACTGATGACATCCTCACGTACTTCCAGCCAAATATCGTCCGTTTTGAACCTGGAATGTCAATCGGCTCAGAAGAGGACAATGTGACCACCGTCAACCTCGCTGTTGTG GTTGCACCGACTACGAATAAAGTGGGTTTTGTTCAAGCCATGATGAATATCTATATAAAAAGTTCCAACTCGCATTTCCTCCAAACGAGAACTGTGAAAGAAATACTTTGGGGCTATGAAGATCCCTTCTTGAAGAAAATCCCAATAGGAAAGATTAAAACAACTGTAGGCGTATTCTACCCT TACAACGAAACATTTGATGGCCCTTACCGAATTTACTCTGGGAAATGTGATTTAGCCAAGAAAGGAAATATCTTCACTTATAATAATAGCAG gACCGTCACACGCTGGAAAAGTTATTGTGATATGGTGAATGGCACAG ATGGGGCTTCGTTCCACCCTTTCCTGGACAAGAGTGAAGACCTTCAATTCTTTTCATCCGATATTTGCAG GTCCATGTCAGCAAAATTTGAAAGCGAGCAGATGGTGAAAGGCATCCCACTTTATCGCTACGTCATCCCTTCATCAGCCTTTGCCTCGCCCGTTATTAATCCAGACAACATTTGCTTCTGCACCCGATCCGAGAAGGTCAGCCAGAATTGCACATTAGGGGGCGTCCTGGATATCAGCGCCTGCAAAGCAG GCAAACCAGTCTACATCTCGTTGCCCCATTTCCTACATGCAAGTCAGGAATTTTTTCAATATGTTGAGGGATTGAAGCCAGATGCTGAAGAACACAAAACCTTTCTGGATGTAGAACCA aacACAGGATTTACCTTGCACTTTGCCAAAAGGTTGCAGATTAATTTACTGGTGAGACCGAACTCCAAAATCAC AGCGTTACAAAAAATTAGACATCCCTTTATCTTTCCTATTTTGTGGCTGAATGAG aCGGCTGTTATTGGTGAGGAAAAGGCAGATTTGTTCCGATCCAAAGTGACCAACAAGATCAAACTGCTGCATTTCCTTCAGCTGTCGCTAATGCTCGTTGGATCTGTGGTCTTCCTGGCATTCCTAATTGCTTTTTTCCTATGCAAAGTGAAGAGCCCTAAATAA